One Candidatus Bathyarchaeota archaeon DNA window includes the following coding sequences:
- a CDS encoding DUF362 domain-containing protein, with protein sequence MNIYRHLIDNPPRGPEAPYKPLRKGLYSVDGKSVVSLVRTDDRRKGINEAFRLIGGSPLLFKDVKGNIVIKPNLNTDDPFPRNTHPDTIRFISESLINAGFPAGQIIVGESSGRARGLPTRHTMENMGIKAIADDLGIQLSCFEEEEYVTVRPPKSRWWPDGIKIPRKVYEAERVIIAPVMDLHRGPVSFTLGLKIGVGLLDSIGREWLHNGPDYPEPDFLEKAMEINLAYSADLVVMDGMMFRRERSTSPTAIAKPGIIIVSNDRVAADAVAATVMKHYKTEKMIGKPILEYPTLQMSKANGIGTPTMKEMILKTSNLTADNDFEDIIQEVHNELN encoded by the coding sequence ATGAATATTTACCGTCATCTTATTGACAATCCCCCTCGGGGGCCTGAGGCCCCTTACAAACCACTCCGGAAGGGCCTCTATTCTGTTGATGGTAAAAGCGTTGTATCTCTAGTTCGCACTGACGATCGGAGAAAAGGAATAAACGAGGCTTTTAGATTAATCGGAGGAAGTCCCCTTCTCTTTAAGGATGTGAAGGGCAATATCGTGATTAAACCGAATTTAAACACGGATGATCCATTCCCTCGTAACACACATCCGGATACCATTCGCTTCATATCGGAGAGCCTCATCAACGCTGGCTTTCCAGCAGGCCAAATTATAGTGGGAGAATCCTCTGGCAGAGCCCGCGGGCTCCCCACACGTCACACAATGGAGAATATGGGGATAAAAGCCATAGCGGATGACCTAGGAATACAATTGAGTTGTTTTGAAGAAGAGGAATATGTAACGGTCAGACCTCCAAAAAGCCGGTGGTGGCCTGATGGTATAAAAATCCCACGTAAAGTCTATGAGGCTGAAAGAGTAATCATTGCGCCGGTTATGGACCTTCATAGAGGTCCAGTTTCTTTCACTTTAGGACTTAAGATTGGGGTTGGTCTTTTGGACTCCATCGGACGAGAATGGTTACATAACGGACCGGATTATCCCGAACCTGATTTCCTGGAAAAAGCTATGGAGATAAACTTGGCTTATTCTGCCGACCTAGTTGTAATGGATGGTATGATGTTCCGCCGGGAAAGATCTACAAGTCCTACGGCTATAGCTAAGCCAGGCATAATAATTGTTAGTAACGATAGAGTGGCCGCTGATGCAGTGGCAGCTACTGTAATGAAACATTACAAAACTGAAAAGATGATTGGAAAGCCCATCTTGGAGTATCCAACACTGCAAATGAGCAAAGCCAACGGTATAGGGACACCAACGATGAAGGAAATGATACTAAAAACTTCGAACTTGACGGCAGATAATGACTTTGAGGATATTATACAAGAAGTTCATAACGAGTTGAATTGA